The following nucleotide sequence is from Scleropages formosus chromosome 4, fSclFor1.1, whole genome shotgun sequence.
AAGTcatgaaaatgaacttttttcaaattgttaAAGTGAAATCACTCGATCGATGATCAAATATCCAAGGATTTCTGTCTCAAAATCTTTGCCTCTTTCAAACTGAGGTTACCAGTATCACCTCTGAAACCATGACAACGGTGCAGCACACTGAAATGTGACACAAACGTCTGCCTTCAGATATCCACAGAGCAGACTCTGAAGAGACAAGGCATTACACTCGGTGATAAAAATCCAATTTGGAGTCACAGCAGTACGCACACACCACTGCACCAACACTTCACATTATTAAAAGGAACAAGCACGCACTGCTAGAAGAGAGATCTTCAGCTGACCTGGATAGACGTCAGAATGGACGATACATCATATGTAGGGCTCCAGCGATTCTGAAGGATGTCTAAACATATACTTCCATCTGCATAAACTACAGAGCAGAAGACATggcatataaatatgaaatgtactttcattctgaaaaatacaacacTGGAACCATGCATTCCTTTTTTGGTTATGATGTGCTGTTTTCATTATATATAGgataagaggggaaaaaagaaaaaaaaaaaaaaattttacccGAAAAGCCCCGTTATTAATGATACAGTTCAACACACTTCGAAGTCAACCGCCTTCATGTCCAAGAACTAAAAATGTTCAGTCCCCTTCTTTTGCTGACACATATGATTATCTGTCATTCATATAtactttttacatatatttttcatgtatcCTCTTTATTACAGAGCTGAGTTCAGCCATAAGcaatataaataacaaaaactgaATGAACACATCAATAACTACATTTTCCACTGGAGAATTAGGACTCCAATTCAACAAGGGAAATAAGATCTAATGGCCTTGTGATGCAAAAGtactactgtatattattacattatatacacacacagtccagttctgtgaaagtgtgtgaacaaTCACATACCATTTGGATGGAACATTTTAGAGATGAATCGAACTGTGGGGGGCTTGTTTGGGTACTCTTCTGAAAACTCTATTACAAGCTTAAAAGTTCCTGCCGACAGAAGAAATTGAGGATGCTTAAAAATAGCAATGTTCCAAAAAATACTCCACAGGCTAATAAAGTATGAAAAactcaattaatttttaaatcatgCCGGCAAAAAAAATTGACACTGTTATGAATTGTTATTCTTATGAATATTCAGCCCTGAAAGCAGGACTGACTTTTCTTTATTAAAGCACCATTcagctgttcttttttctcATGCTCATTCTCACTAAGGTCTAATTGTGTCCAAGGAAAGAAATTTGTAAACAGATGAGACAGTCAGTAGAAACAGATTGACACATGCAGGTTCATCAATACGTCAATATATAAGGTACACGAAAGGGGGGGGGATCAACATACCATCTTCAAATGGGGTCCCAACAGGTCTAGAAGTGACAAGACATTAAAAGTGAGTTATATTAGTACTACTGTCATCGTTTCAACTAatttatttcgcagacacttACATTTGAGGAAACTTAAAACTTAAAGGAAGTTTGAGAAATGATCTGCAGAGGAAGCAATTTTCATTCTGAACTTCCAAAACCTAACCCAGTGCTTAGAAGTGACTCTGGACAGGAGCTACTACTGACAAACCaaaatactgaatattttatgtttcCACAGAGATATTTCATCTGGATGTATTAGCACCTAGACTTCTCATGAAGGCTTCATCAAAGGAAGACCAATGAGACTTCTTGTAATTCCGTGCCTAGGACACCCCAATCATACCTATATTTCACGTACAGGACAATATCAGGAACATAACTCCTTCATGCACTTGCCACTTACTTCCTTTACTACAAACTTTGCATTTGTTCTGTATGTGTTGCATATTCCCGTAAATTTCCCggtagatttttattttcaagacGGAAGACGATGCTTTCAATCAGCCaagttaacatttaaaatgttcagtagCAGTGTGAAGGATGGATTCAATCTACTCACCCAAAAATAACTGCATTCCACAGCATGATATTGTTTTCTGATGGAGCGCCACTAACACCAGTCGGAGGGTCTTCTTGAAGCCTACAAGACAAACACGCCAAACAAAAACCTTTCCTTATAATGAAAGTCAGTGTTTACATTCAAAATGTCAACAACCtcatctccccccccctttttaaaaaaaaaaaaaaaaaacatagcgTAATGATGCGATGTGTTATCACTCACAGAACAAACAATTTGCTCAAGTGTTCTCATTTTCGGAGAACTTTACAGAAGGTTTCATCATGAATAAACCGCTCCTGGGCCTTCATATTATCAGTGGTTTATGCCAACAGCAGCATTATTTAGTGATCTTCGCTTCTTTGCTCCAAAATGCAAACTTGTTTATCATGTCTCTGCAGCAGAATGAATAAGCAAAAGTACAAATGTACTTCTAGCGTTTTACTGCCCAGACTTTTGCTACGATTTTGTAAATGATGACGTGATGTTTGCATTCACTGCTACTGAAGACACAGCAAAATGTTGCTCCTCCTAACACAGCCTTCAACACTACACCGCTGGACAACAAATTGCAGAGGACAAGCTCCTCGTGTTACAAACTGTTGACTTCTAACTTTTCAAGAATAGGATATTCCCCAACTTTAGctattttcaaatacattttcttcattcacctattttttttaaagattaactTTTCTCCTCCCCAGAGCAAACGCGACCTTTACATAACCAGGCAAGAGATGCCACCTAAACACACCGAAGCAGAATCGGAGCATGGGACCAGCTTAACTAACTTTCAGTGTACGCTGGTTTTGTCTGATGTTCCTGAGTGATACTGAGAAATAACAAAATGAGTGACGCTGCACAAGTTTAAGGGGTTCATTTATATCAAGAATCAGCAATGAGCAAGAGTTCGAAAACATTTCCACTTTGTCACTTTAAATTGcgtacacaaaaaaacaaagtagctcaaaattaatgaaactaTTAAAGGAgagaaagtatttttatttattatagctatagtTGAGTTTATTTACAGAACGTAACCATCAGTGCCCTTCCCAGCGTATCCTGTAACTACCTAAAACCTGCATGTGATCCTGTCACACAACAGCAAAAGGTACAAATGAACTGAGTTGgtcaaatatttcagaaattaattaaactaaCCTCATTTATAAACagttaaaatacagtataaccaGGTGGTTACAAATGCAATCTATTTgcattattgcaaaaaaaactgctgaaccTGGAATATACAAAAAACAGTGCTCTTTCGTTGAGCTTTTTCAAAAGTAGTGGCAACATGTGGCAAGGCTAACGTATTTCTCAAAGGGTACCGGTGACACATGGCAGTATTGAAAAAAGATTTGACAGGACTGGTATCAGTAACAATTCTGCTGCCAGGTGTTAAAGCAAAGGCAAATCAAATACCCCCCGTGGACTCCCTACTCAGAAGGTCAGTTCAGAAGGCGAAAAACACATAAGCAATATGGAATGCAGCATGAAAGCAAAGCACTGTACATCTAGAAACTGGTGTGACGGACAAATGCGTACGTATTCAGAAACATCCTTGGCTGGACCGCCTTTCTACACAGCTCCACTGTGGAAATATGGAGATTTGAAGCACGTGAGCAATCCAGCAGGATGAGAGCTTTTCAGTTTGCTTCCTACCCATTTCTCCAGGCAGATAATGTGCTGTTTCAGAAGTTGTGTGAAGCTCCTGGTTCTTTTACAGCCAGGAGTGGCAAACCAACATGTGACAAGAACCTCGTCTAGTGTTCTCTGTTCATGGTCCATGTGCGGATTTCTGGGTGTTGGAGCACTAATGTCTCAGCACTAGAGTCGGACACAGACGCTTCCCAAGGTCATCACTTATATAGCTCTTCCAACTGTTGATGATTGTCCAAGAATATGCATGTCATTATTTATTGGAGTGTTTAGTTCTGTTTCAGTATTAATGGGTGTACTCTTGCAAGTTGGAGTAATTAACTATGCTCTTTAAATACATCTAACTATAATAAAGCTAttgaaaagcttaaaaaaagtACCGTTACGTACTCTAAACGCAGCCTGATTCTTAGATTAAAATTATAACTTGATAAATCAGTTATACTGACATATTTtctaagatttttattttttcaaatttattcagctgatgttcAAGGAGACTTAAGGATGTGAGAATACAGAAGACAGGGTAACAATCATAGGAGGACAACCTAAGGTAACGTAAGGGTGCACATCGATGGAAATTATTCGTAGATGCTCATGCTGATTTCCATGTTAAAAATAAGAACCATAAGGGGGTCACAATTCTTTAACAGGGGTTATGATTATTTGTAAGGTTACCTCGCTGTGTCGTTAGCACTCAGGTTGCATTTCACCAATGATTTTCCGAAAGAGAAGTGTAAGAAAATTAACCGAAAAGTTATCGCCGTCTCTTTAGACACACTTCCTACTTACTGACACAGCCTTTAAGGTACCGACACTTACGGCAGCGTTCATAATGCGGTACCCAGCATTCACCTGTACCGTATTCACCTGTACTCctactggggcagcagggggcgtagtagTTTGGGTTGGTCCTTAAAATGTGAACATTCCTGAATCAAActgacctcctgctgcaatgTCCTTGATCAAGATccctaccctgaattgacacagtaagatCACTTTGCTGTATAAgagagtaa
It contains:
- the ube2b gene encoding ubiquitin-conjugating enzyme E2 B yields the protein MSTPARRRLMRDFKRLQEDPPTGVSGAPSENNIMLWNAVIFGPVGTPFEDGTFKLVIEFSEEYPNKPPTVRFISKMFHPNVYADGSICLDILQNRWSPTYDVSSILTSIQSLLDEPNPNSPANSQAAQLYQENKREYEKRVSAIVEQSWSDP